A window of Mycobacteriales bacterium contains these coding sequences:
- a CDS encoding long-chain fatty acid--CoA ligase: MTLTRALHRTVQQDPAKPMTVFRDRTRTHGEVFERVSRLGGALRGLGVGDGDRVAILALNSDRYSDFLLGTAWAGGVVNPQNIRWAPPELAFALNDSETGILFVDDLFAGVGEQLLVEVDSLHTLVYVGDAETPPGMLSMEELIAGSDPAPDRSPRDHEMVGLFYTGGTTGQPKGVMLSAANLLTSALGSLSSGSFVGPDARFLHAAPMFHLADLAAWFSVLQMGGQHVIVSHFDVPLVLEAIQEHHVSDVLLVPTMIQMVTDAPSLPDYHVTSLERIIYGASPIDDDLLARAMKAFPNVSFSQAYGMTELSPVATMLSAQDHLDELNPHRRRSAGRAAPHAMVTIVRDDGSVADTGEVGEIVVAGPHVMLGYWRRPDETAAALQPDGMHTGDAGYLDADGYLFVVDRIKDMIISGGENIYSAEVENALCAHPAVATCAVVGVPDDKWGEIVHAVVVLQPGAEATADDLVSFAREQIAGYKVPRRVTFTDALPISGAGKVLKRVLRDELATQTHG; the protein is encoded by the coding sequence TCACCCGTGCTTTGCACCGAACCGTGCAGCAGGACCCGGCCAAGCCGATGACGGTCTTCCGTGACCGCACGCGCACGCACGGCGAGGTCTTCGAGCGGGTCTCGCGACTCGGCGGCGCGTTGCGCGGCCTGGGCGTGGGTGACGGCGACCGGGTGGCGATCCTCGCGCTGAACTCCGACCGCTACTCCGACTTCCTGCTGGGTACGGCGTGGGCCGGTGGCGTCGTGAACCCGCAGAACATCCGCTGGGCGCCGCCCGAGCTGGCGTTCGCCTTGAACGACTCCGAGACCGGCATCCTGTTCGTCGACGACCTGTTCGCCGGCGTCGGTGAGCAGCTGCTCGTCGAGGTCGACTCCCTCCACACGCTGGTGTACGTCGGCGACGCCGAGACCCCGCCGGGCATGCTGTCGATGGAGGAGCTGATCGCGGGCAGCGATCCCGCGCCGGACCGCTCGCCGCGCGACCACGAGATGGTCGGGCTGTTCTACACCGGCGGCACTACCGGTCAGCCGAAGGGCGTGATGCTCAGCGCGGCGAACCTGCTGACGTCCGCGCTCGGCTCGCTGTCGTCGGGCTCGTTCGTCGGGCCGGACGCTCGCTTCCTGCACGCCGCGCCGATGTTCCATCTGGCGGACCTGGCGGCGTGGTTCTCGGTGCTGCAGATGGGCGGGCAGCACGTGATCGTGTCGCACTTCGACGTACCGCTGGTGTTGGAGGCGATCCAGGAGCACCACGTCTCCGATGTGCTGCTGGTGCCCACGATGATCCAGATGGTCACCGACGCGCCGTCGCTGCCTGACTACCACGTGACCAGTCTCGAGCGGATCATCTACGGCGCGTCGCCGATCGACGACGACCTGCTCGCTCGCGCGATGAAGGCGTTCCCCAACGTCAGCTTCAGCCAGGCATACGGGATGACCGAGCTGTCGCCGGTCGCGACGATGCTGTCGGCGCAGGACCATCTCGACGAGCTGAACCCGCACCGCCGCCGCTCCGCCGGCCGTGCCGCGCCGCACGCGATGGTCACCATCGTCCGAGACGACGGCAGCGTTGCCGACACCGGCGAGGTCGGCGAGATCGTCGTCGCCGGACCGCACGTGATGTTGGGCTACTGGCGCCGTCCCGACGAGACCGCAGCGGCGCTGCAGCCGGACGGCATGCACACCGGCGACGCCGGCTACCTCGACGCAGACGGCTACCTGTTCGTCGTCGACCGGATCAAGGACATGATCATCTCGGGCGGGGAGAACATCTACTCCGCCGAGGTCGAGAACGCGCTGTGCGCGCACCCCGCGGTCGCGACCTGCGCGGTCGTCGGGGTGCCGGATGACAAGTGGGGCGAGATCGTCCACGCCGTCGTCGTGCTCCAGCCGGGTGCGGAGGCGACGGCGGATGACCTCGTCTCCTTCGCCCGAGAGCAGATCGCCGGCTACAAGGTGCCACGTCGCGTCACCTTCACCGACGCGCTCCCGATCTCCGGCGCGGGCAAGGTTCTCAAGCGCGTCCTGCGCGACGAGCTCGCTACGCAGACTCACGGATGA
- a CDS encoding alpha/beta hydrolase, whose amino-acid sequence MPRSYGDPSKHRLPMHMRALVKANDLAQRLKLAPSMGDYITKTPHDVRQVGHPGWWMTYRINPSVTTDEIKIDSRGGPLKLRVYRPAGAAPDAPIVLYIHGGGFMLGGLEACAWICGEIAAQTGAVLAAVEYRLAPEHPFPAGLDDCRDALDWLANGNLDGTDPNRIAVAGDSAGGNLSAALCLEVRDTRGPAIAHQTLIYPFLDSKLRGQSWREFADSGVNLDAGEMMVQAYGGAERDNPLVSPLLSPDLSNLPPAFIVNSDYDVLRDDGFAYAAALREAGVEVRHSNYIRAPHGLLSMPRLLPVARQMIAEITGEISRHLTAA is encoded by the coding sequence ATGCCACGCAGCTACGGCGACCCGAGCAAGCATCGTCTGCCTATGCACATGCGGGCGCTGGTGAAGGCGAACGATCTCGCCCAGCGACTCAAGCTGGCGCCGTCGATGGGGGACTACATCACCAAGACGCCGCACGACGTGCGTCAGGTGGGTCATCCGGGATGGTGGATGACCTACCGCATCAACCCGTCGGTCACGACCGACGAGATCAAGATCGACAGCCGCGGCGGTCCGCTGAAGCTGCGGGTCTATCGCCCGGCCGGCGCCGCGCCGGACGCCCCGATCGTGCTTTACATCCACGGCGGCGGGTTCATGCTCGGCGGCCTCGAAGCGTGCGCCTGGATCTGCGGTGAGATCGCGGCGCAGACCGGCGCCGTACTAGCCGCGGTGGAGTATCGGCTCGCGCCCGAGCACCCGTTCCCGGCCGGCCTCGACGACTGCCGAGACGCCCTCGACTGGCTGGCCAACGGCAACCTCGACGGCACCGACCCGAACCGGATCGCCGTGGCGGGGGACAGCGCGGGCGGCAACCTCAGCGCTGCGCTCTGCCTCGAGGTGCGAGACACCCGCGGCCCGGCGATCGCCCACCAGACGCTGATCTACCCGTTCCTCGACTCGAAGCTGCGTGGCCAGTCGTGGCGGGAGTTCGCGGACAGCGGCGTGAACCTCGACGCCGGCGAGATGATGGTTCAGGCGTACGGCGGAGCGGAGCGCGACAACCCGCTGGTCAGCCCGCTGCTCTCACCCGACCTGTCGAACCTGCCCCCGGCGTTCATCGTCAACTCCGACTACGACGTGCTGCGCGACGACGGGTTCGCCTACGCCGCCGCGTTGCGTGAAGCCGGCGTCGAGGTGCGCCACTCGAACTACATCCGCGCGCCGCACGGCCTGCTGTCCATGCCACGGCTGCTGCCCGTCGCCCGGCAGATGATCGCCGAGATCACCGGTGAGATCAGCCGGCACCTGACTGCGGCCTGA